The following proteins come from a genomic window of Pseudomonas sp. WJP1:
- a CDS encoding mandelate racemase family protein, with translation MIITAVNVQVFSYPTRRAVDSAGHAHPGDVAQAQMALLRIRTECGNEGFALGAPELIRPYVLDGFVRKVLVGANAFDREKIWHDLAHWQRGSASQLTDRALALVEQALWDWAGRKLNVPVHKLIGGYRDKVPAYGSTMCGDELAGGLSTPEEYGRFAETLVKRGYKAIKLHTWMPPVSFAPSVSMDIKACAAVREAVGPDIALMIDGYHWYSRTEALTIGRALEKLDFAWFEEPMMEDSAESYAWLSAQLDIPVLGPESLGGKHLSRASWVKNDVCDILRAGVAGVGGIAPCLKVAHMAESFGMNCEIHGNGAANLAVVGAIKNCTWYERGLLHPFLNYDEVPAYLKRLVDPMDEDGFVHLSDLPGLGEEIDFDYVETNTLHHY, from the coding sequence ATGATCATCACTGCTGTAAACGTCCAGGTTTTTTCCTACCCCACACGCCGCGCTGTCGACAGCGCCGGCCATGCCCACCCGGGCGACGTTGCCCAGGCCCAGATGGCCTTGCTGCGCATCAGGACCGAATGCGGTAACGAAGGCTTCGCACTGGGTGCGCCCGAGCTCATTCGCCCTTATGTGCTGGACGGTTTCGTGCGCAAAGTGCTGGTGGGCGCCAATGCCTTTGATCGCGAGAAGATCTGGCACGACCTGGCGCACTGGCAGCGCGGCAGCGCCAGCCAGTTGACCGATCGTGCCCTGGCGCTGGTCGAGCAGGCCCTGTGGGACTGGGCCGGACGCAAGCTGAACGTGCCGGTGCACAAGCTGATCGGCGGTTACCGCGACAAGGTGCCTGCGTACGGTTCGACCATGTGCGGTGACGAGCTGGCGGGCGGTTTGTCGACCCCGGAGGAGTACGGCCGTTTCGCCGAGACCCTGGTCAAGCGCGGCTACAAGGCAATCAAGCTGCACACCTGGATGCCGCCGGTGTCGTTCGCACCCAGCGTGAGCATGGATATCAAGGCGTGCGCGGCGGTGCGCGAGGCGGTCGGCCCGGACATCGCGCTGATGATCGATGGTTATCACTGGTACAGCCGCACCGAAGCACTGACCATCGGCCGCGCCCTGGAGAAGCTGGATTTCGCCTGGTTCGAAGAGCCGATGATGGAAGACTCTGCCGAATCCTATGCCTGGTTGTCCGCTCAGCTGGACATCCCGGTGCTGGGCCCGGAAAGCCTGGGCGGCAAGCACCTGAGCCGGGCCAGCTGGGTCAAGAATGATGTCTGTGACATCTTGCGCGCCGGTGTCGCCGGGGTCGGCGGGATTGCACCGTGCCTGAAAGTCGCGCACATGGCCGAGTCGTTCGGCATGAATTGCGAGATCCACGGCAACGGCGCGGCCAACCTGGCGGTGGTCGGCGCGATCAAGAACTGCACCTGGTACGAGCGCGGCCTGTTGCACCCGTTCCTCAACTACGACGAGGTGCCGGCATACCTCAAGCGCCTGGTCGACCCAATGGATGAAGACGGCTTCGTGCACCTGTCGGACCTGCCAGGCCTGGGCGAGGAGATCGACTTCGACTACGTCGAGACCAACACGCTGCACCACTACTGA